In the genome of Hymenobacter cellulosivorans, one region contains:
- a CDS encoding DUF4259 domain-containing protein: MGAWGYYNFDNDDAADFAGDFRDNHTEAMLYEALATAAEEEDYLEIDAAGQALAAAEIVAAILGKPSKDFPADLIPVIVKLDASESEDLRDLATEAVEAVLKKSEMQESWAESEDYANWQKLQQELLERLK, translated from the coding sequence ATGGGCGCCTGGGGCTACTACAATTTCGACAACGACGACGCGGCCGACTTCGCCGGTGATTTTCGCGACAACCACACCGAGGCCATGCTGTATGAGGCCTTGGCTACGGCGGCCGAGGAGGAAGACTATCTGGAAATCGATGCGGCCGGGCAGGCCCTGGCGGCGGCCGAAATCGTGGCCGCCATTCTAGGCAAGCCATCCAAAGACTTTCCTGCCGACCTGATTCCGGTAATCGTCAAGCTGGACGCCTCCGAAAGTGAGGACCTGCGCGACCTGGCCACCGAAGCTGTCGAAGCCGTGCTGAAGAAATCGGAAATGCAGGAGTCGTGGGCCGAATCGGAGGACTATGCCAATTGGCAAAAGCTGCAGCAGGAGCTGCTGGAGCGCCTCAAGTAG
- a CDS encoding Maf family nucleotide pyrophosphatase produces the protein MPSTLPTLRLILASNSPRRRQLLTDLGLRYEVRLQEVDESFPATLRRAEVAEFLAAHKAEAYRAGLAPNEVVLTADTIVCLDDDVLNKPADEAEAIAMLTRLQGRAHDVYTGVCLLCGDGRRVVFSDQTRVYFRSLTPTEIEFYVRSYKPLDKAGAYGAQDWIGMVAVTKLEGSYFNVMGLPVHRVWEELEKLGVSGLLTSA, from the coding sequence ATGCCTTCTACGCTCCCCACCTTGCGCCTGATTCTGGCCTCTAACTCCCCGCGCCGCCGCCAGCTGCTCACCGATCTGGGCCTTCGGTACGAAGTGCGCCTGCAGGAAGTCGACGAAAGCTTCCCTGCTACCCTACGTCGGGCCGAAGTAGCCGAGTTTCTGGCGGCTCACAAGGCCGAAGCCTACCGCGCTGGCCTGGCCCCCAACGAAGTGGTGCTCACCGCCGATACCATCGTCTGCCTCGACGACGACGTGCTTAATAAGCCCGCCGATGAGGCCGAGGCCATAGCCATGCTCACCCGTTTGCAGGGCCGCGCCCACGACGTATACACCGGCGTGTGCCTGCTCTGTGGCGACGGGCGCCGCGTGGTATTTTCGGACCAAACCCGGGTGTACTTCCGTTCCCTGACGCCCACCGAAATCGAGTTCTACGTGCGCAGTTACAAGCCCCTGGACAAAGCCGGAGCCTACGGTGCCCAGGACTGGATTGGTATGGTGGCTGTCACCAAGCTCGAGGGCTCGTATTTTAACGTCATGGGCCTGCCCGTGCACCGCGTCTGGGAAGAACTGGAAAAGCTCGGCGTCAGCGGCCTGCTTACTTCGGCGTAG
- a CDS encoding TolC family protein, which translates to MKTLRTPFLHQLATAGVGALLSAVSLPAAAQTTSPTQPPAAALATPAPSGPYSLQRAVDVALQNNLTVRQTQLSAELSEAALRQSRAAMLPTANASASQSWNYGTNVDPLTFQFQNQTTRANNFSATAGLNLFSGFQVRNTIKRNQLDYQAGLSDIETSRNDIALNVASSFLQLVLAQELVRANEARVNTSQQQVARAQKLLRAGSVAESNVLDSQAQLASDELNVITAQNQVAFYRLQLAQLLNLPSANGFEIEVPTLADPDDEAQLLNNPDGTYQTAVSLRPEIKAADLRVESAMRGVEISRGAYYPRLSFGASIFSGYSSARIGRKLTGDSTIVPSGFIYQLTPTGPKAMPGVFAGILQPRFETLPEGFSSQVKNNLGKQLNFNLSIPILNGFQARTNVQRSVIGVKQAELRAEQARLTLRQNIQQAYADAIAAQRRYSAAKRQTEALSTAYRNAEIRFNNGLLNGTDFNIAKNNLYGAESSMIQAKYEFIFRRKVLDFYEGRAISL; encoded by the coding sequence ATGAAAACACTTCGTACTCCGTTTCTGCACCAGTTAGCTACGGCAGGCGTCGGGGCGCTGCTGAGTGCCGTGAGCCTGCCCGCCGCGGCCCAAACGACCTCGCCCACGCAGCCCCCGGCGGCGGCCCTGGCCACGCCGGCACCCAGCGGCCCTTACAGCCTGCAGCGGGCCGTGGATGTGGCCCTGCAAAACAACTTGACGGTGCGGCAGACCCAGCTGTCGGCCGAACTGAGTGAGGCCGCGCTGCGTCAGAGCCGGGCCGCCATGCTGCCCACGGCCAACGCCTCGGCCTCCCAGAGCTGGAACTACGGTACCAACGTGGACCCGCTGACCTTCCAGTTTCAGAATCAGACCACCCGGGCCAACAACTTCTCGGCCACGGCCGGCCTGAACCTGTTTTCGGGCTTCCAGGTGCGCAACACCATTAAACGCAACCAGCTCGACTACCAGGCCGGGCTAAGCGACATTGAAACCTCGCGCAACGACATTGCCCTGAACGTGGCCTCGTCGTTTCTGCAGCTGGTGCTGGCCCAGGAGCTGGTGCGGGCCAACGAGGCACGCGTGAATACCAGTCAGCAGCAGGTGGCCCGGGCCCAGAAGCTGCTCCGAGCCGGCAGCGTGGCCGAAAGCAACGTGCTCGACAGCCAGGCCCAGCTGGCCTCCGATGAGCTCAACGTTATTACGGCCCAGAACCAGGTGGCCTTTTACCGCTTGCAACTGGCCCAGCTCCTGAATTTGCCCTCGGCCAACGGATTCGAAATTGAGGTGCCCACCCTGGCCGACCCCGACGACGAAGCCCAGCTGTTGAATAACCCCGATGGCACTTACCAAACGGCCGTGAGCCTGCGGCCAGAAATAAAAGCCGCCGACCTGCGGGTGGAAAGCGCTATGCGAGGCGTCGAAATTTCCCGCGGAGCCTACTACCCGCGCTTGTCTTTCGGGGCCAGCATCTTCTCGGGCTACTCCTCGGCCCGCATCGGGCGCAAGCTCACCGGCGACTCGACCATCGTGCCCTCGGGCTTTATCTACCAGCTCACGCCGACTGGTCCGAAGGCAATGCCGGGCGTATTTGCCGGGATTCTGCAGCCCCGCTTCGAGACCCTGCCCGAAGGCTTTAGCTCGCAGGTGAAAAACAACCTGGGCAAGCAGCTCAACTTCAACCTTTCGATTCCGATTCTCAACGGCTTTCAGGCGCGGACCAACGTGCAGCGCTCCGTCATCGGGGTGAAGCAGGCTGAGCTGCGTGCCGAGCAGGCCCGCCTGACGCTGCGCCAGAATATCCAGCAGGCCTACGCCGACGCTATTGCCGCTCAGCGCCGCTACTCGGCCGCCAAGCGCCAGACCGAAGCCCTGAGCACGGCCTACCGCAACGCCGAAATTCGCTTCAACAACGGCCTGCTCAACGGCACCGACTTTAACATTGCCAAAAACAACCTCTACGGCGCCGAATCGAGCATGATTCAGGCCAAGTACGAGTTCATCTTCCGCCGCAAGGTGCTGGATTTCTACGAAGGCCGTGCCATCAGTCTGTAA
- a CDS encoding DUF1015 domain-containing protein: protein MAEIQPVRGWRYTAELSAHIDDYVSPLFDVVSQKQREALYRNELNSIHLSVPRGEDPAGAALARLLEWQQTGVLRQDELPGIYVYYQYFRLPGSSREYCRKGFMCHIRAYDWSENVVLRHENTLPAAVNDRAELLARTQFQSSATHGLYRDDDFELERYLDEAMQDPLYQTEEDYQGARDVLAVIQDARVIRRFQQVLSRREVILADGHHRYEGSLAYRQARMLAEPNSTGQEPWNFHLMYLTNAAADDLRILPTHRLLLELPGGISDAEFLAQLEPYFSLLSMDDAYDLPERIAGKQWAFGLYLNGLAYKLRLRPEVHEQLDWDTTPEVKNLDLTVLHFFVLEKALGIVGPDAQRAWSGVAYVRTFSECLARVDRQEARAALIVNEVTMEEVERVCHSGAVMPPKSTFFYPKTIGGFLFTSIRDDEHDHAFYAPHLAPDSGL from the coding sequence TTGGCTGAAATTCAACCCGTGCGCGGCTGGCGCTATACTGCCGAGCTGAGCGCGCATATTGATGACTACGTGTCGCCGCTATTTGATGTGGTGTCGCAGAAGCAGCGCGAGGCCCTGTACCGTAATGAGCTGAACAGCATCCATCTGTCGGTGCCCCGGGGCGAGGACCCGGCGGGGGCCGCATTGGCGCGCCTGCTGGAGTGGCAGCAAACCGGCGTGCTGCGCCAGGATGAGCTGCCGGGCATTTACGTGTACTACCAGTATTTCCGGCTGCCGGGCTCTTCCCGCGAGTATTGCCGTAAGGGCTTTATGTGCCACATCCGGGCCTACGACTGGAGCGAAAACGTGGTGCTACGCCACGAAAACACCCTGCCCGCGGCCGTCAACGACCGGGCTGAGCTGCTGGCCCGCACCCAGTTTCAGAGCAGCGCCACCCACGGCCTCTACCGCGACGACGATTTTGAGCTGGAGCGCTACCTCGACGAGGCCATGCAGGACCCGCTCTACCAGACCGAGGAAGACTATCAGGGCGCCCGCGACGTGCTGGCCGTGATTCAGGACGCCCGGGTGATTCGACGGTTCCAGCAGGTGCTCAGTCGGCGCGAGGTTATTCTGGCCGATGGGCACCACCGCTACGAAGGCTCCCTGGCCTACCGCCAGGCCCGCATGCTGGCCGAACCCAATTCTACTGGCCAGGAGCCGTGGAATTTCCACTTGATGTATTTGACCAACGCAGCAGCCGACGACCTGCGGATTCTGCCCACCCACCGCCTGCTGCTGGAACTGCCCGGCGGCATTTCGGACGCGGAGTTTCTGGCCCAGTTGGAGCCCTACTTCTCCCTGCTGTCCATGGACGATGCCTACGACTTGCCCGAGCGCATTGCCGGCAAGCAGTGGGCCTTTGGCCTTTACCTGAATGGGCTGGCCTACAAGCTGCGCCTGCGCCCGGAGGTACACGAGCAGCTCGATTGGGACACCACGCCCGAAGTCAAAAACCTGGATTTGACGGTGCTGCACTTCTTCGTGCTCGAAAAAGCCCTGGGCATCGTGGGCCCCGACGCCCAGCGCGCTTGGTCCGGTGTGGCCTACGTGCGCACCTTTTCCGAGTGCCTAGCCCGCGTCGACCGGCAGGAAGCCCGCGCCGCCCTTATTGTAAATGAGGTGACGATGGAAGAAGTGGAGCGGGTGTGCCACTCCGGGGCCGTAATGCCCCCCAAATCGACGTTTTTCTACCCTAAAACCATCGGCGGATTCCTGTTTACCTCTATCCGCGACGACGAACACGACCATGCCTTCTACGCTCCCCACCTTGCGCCTGATTCTGGCCTCTAA
- a CDS encoding efflux RND transporter periplasmic adaptor subunit: MKNNRLLYILLAVILVMIGGFVVAKKKGWVGQPAGMEVMTAKAAPQTIVEKVSASGKIQPETEVKISPDVSGEIIELYVAEGDSVKKGQLLLRIRPDNYQANVNMQSATVNTQRANVGQTQARLQQLIASAKQTELTYRRNASLYKQKVISQADFEASKAAYDASQEEINSARQSIRAAQSNVASAQAGLEEARKNLNKTTIYAPVSGTVSKLNVEKGERVVGTTQMAGTEIMRIANLNSMEVRVNVNENDIINVHLGDSADVEVDSYASKDEKFRGIVTSIANTAKDALTAEAVTEFEVRIRLLPDSYRHLVRTVQGRTVVPFRPGMTASVDVITDRKSNVLSVPLAAVTTRSDSTLASTAKPDEKGAAIPVSNKTAPKTEIQEVVFVVRNGKSVLTPVKTGISDFANIEIRSGLQAGDEVVSGPFRAVAKTLKDGAQVVVKDAKTINKAALKEEPEGDK; the protein is encoded by the coding sequence ATGAAAAACAACCGCTTACTGTACATCTTACTGGCTGTCATCTTGGTGATGATTGGCGGCTTTGTGGTCGCGAAAAAGAAGGGCTGGGTCGGGCAGCCAGCCGGCATGGAGGTGATGACGGCCAAGGCTGCGCCCCAGACCATCGTGGAGAAGGTGAGTGCCTCGGGCAAGATTCAACCCGAGACCGAAGTGAAAATCTCGCCCGACGTCTCCGGCGAAATCATTGAGCTGTATGTAGCCGAGGGCGACTCAGTAAAAAAAGGCCAGTTGTTGCTGCGCATCCGCCCCGATAACTACCAGGCCAACGTGAATATGCAGTCGGCTACGGTGAACACCCAGCGCGCCAACGTGGGCCAAACCCAGGCCCGCTTGCAGCAGCTTATTGCTTCGGCCAAGCAAACCGAGCTGACCTACCGCCGCAACGCCTCGCTGTATAAGCAAAAGGTGATTTCGCAGGCTGATTTCGAAGCCAGCAAAGCTGCCTACGATGCCTCGCAGGAGGAAATAAACTCGGCTCGCCAGAGCATCCGGGCGGCCCAGAGCAACGTAGCCAGCGCCCAGGCCGGCCTGGAAGAAGCCCGCAAGAACTTGAATAAAACCACGATTTACGCCCCGGTAAGCGGCACGGTGAGCAAGCTCAACGTGGAGAAAGGCGAGCGGGTAGTGGGCACGACCCAGATGGCCGGTACCGAAATCATGCGTATCGCCAACCTCAACTCGATGGAAGTGCGGGTGAACGTGAATGAAAACGACATCATCAACGTGCACCTCGGCGACTCGGCCGACGTGGAAGTGGACAGCTACGCCAGCAAGGACGAGAAATTCCGGGGCATCGTGACCAGCATTGCCAACACGGCCAAGGACGCGCTGACAGCCGAAGCCGTAACCGAGTTCGAAGTGCGCATCCGCCTCTTGCCTGACTCGTACCGCCACTTGGTGCGCACGGTGCAGGGCCGCACGGTAGTGCCCTTCCGCCCCGGTATGACGGCCTCCGTGGACGTCATCACCGACCGGAAAAGCAACGTGTTGAGCGTGCCCCTGGCTGCCGTCACGACGCGCTCCGACAGCACCCTGGCCTCGACGGCCAAGCCTGACGAAAAAGGGGCGGCCATTCCGGTGAGCAACAAAACAGCGCCCAAGACTGAAATTCAGGAAGTAGTATTCGTGGTGCGCAACGGTAAATCGGTGCTGACGCCCGTGAAGACCGGCATCAGTGACTTTGCCAATATCGAAATCCGCAGCGGCCTGCAGGCCGGCGACGAGGTGGTGAGTGGGCCGTTCCGGGCCGTGGCCAAAACCCTGAAGGATGGGGCTCAAGTGGTAGTGAAAGACGCCAAAACCATCAATAAGGCCGCCCTGAAGGAGGAGCCCGAGGGCGACAAGTAA
- a CDS encoding NAD(P)H-dependent glycerol-3-phosphate dehydrogenase — MDKIAMIGGGSWATALTKILSENGAHVGWWMRSKDDVQHLLRTRHNPRYLSSVAFDLSRVFPSTELKETVEEADWLVLAVPAAFVQSSLDKLDRDLLKNKRVISAIKGMVPSKNVLVTDYVAERFRLSHERIGVVAGPCHAEEVALEKQSYLTIGSPSLALADDFCHLLRNRYVKAHPMEDLDGIEYFAVMKNIIALTCGIAHGLGYGDNFQAVLVSNAVQEMRRFVHAMNPQPRDLSASAYLGDLLVTAYSQFSRNRTFGNMIGRGYSVKSAQMEMNMVAEGYYAVKSIHELNKKLGVHMPITSAAYHVLYEKISPAVELEILKEKFR; from the coding sequence GTGGATAAAATAGCCATGATTGGCGGTGGCTCCTGGGCTACCGCGCTTACCAAAATCCTGTCGGAAAATGGTGCCCACGTGGGCTGGTGGATGCGCAGCAAAGACGACGTGCAGCACCTCTTGCGCACCCGCCACAACCCGCGCTACCTGTCCTCGGTAGCCTTCGACCTGAGCCGCGTATTTCCCTCCACCGAACTCAAGGAAACCGTAGAGGAGGCCGATTGGCTGGTGCTGGCCGTGCCCGCGGCTTTCGTGCAAAGCTCTTTGGATAAGCTCGACCGGGACTTACTGAAGAATAAGCGCGTCATTTCGGCCATCAAGGGCATGGTGCCCAGCAAGAACGTGCTGGTAACCGACTACGTGGCCGAGCGGTTTCGCCTCTCGCACGAGCGGATTGGCGTCGTGGCCGGGCCCTGCCACGCCGAGGAAGTGGCCCTGGAAAAGCAGAGCTACCTCACTATTGGCTCGCCTAGCCTGGCCCTGGCCGACGACTTTTGCCACCTGCTGCGCAACCGCTACGTGAAGGCTCACCCCATGGAGGACCTCGACGGCATCGAGTACTTTGCCGTGATGAAAAACATCATTGCCCTAACCTGCGGCATTGCCCACGGCCTGGGCTACGGCGACAATTTTCAGGCGGTGCTGGTCAGCAATGCGGTGCAGGAAATGCGCCGCTTCGTGCACGCCATGAACCCCCAACCCCGGGACTTGTCGGCCTCGGCCTACCTGGGCGACTTGCTGGTGACGGCCTACTCGCAGTTTTCGCGCAACCGCACCTTCGGCAACATGATTGGGCGGGGCTATTCGGTCAAGTCGGCGCAGATGGAGATGAATATGGTGGCCGAGGGCTACTACGCCGTCAAGAGCATCCATGAGCTCAACAAGAAGCTGGGCGTGCACATGCCCATCACCTCGGCGGCCTACCACGTGCTCTACGAGAAGATTTCCCCGGCCGTGGAGTTGGAGATTCTCAAGGAGAAGTTTCGGTAG
- a CDS encoding MFS transporter — MLSLLSPGKVSHKAHRVAVSTLFFLQGLCFASWASRIPNIQQTMGLSEAELGVVLITLPVGLMLSLPLAGWLVATQGSRKMALVGAVLYSSTLVSIGWAQNLYQLVGCLFLYGVTSNLTNIAVNTQAVGVEALYQRPIMAAFHGLWSLAGFTGAAIGNLMNARGIDPLGHFAVIWGAILLGLVACWPYTLREERGGEANQPIFARPDKALLGLGLIAFCSMICEGAMFDWSGIYFRKVVQAEKAWVGVGYTAFMSTMAGGRFVADWFAHRYGVRAVLQASGLLTAAGLLLAVALPSLPTAVLGFLLVGFGVSSVVPLVYSAAGKASTMSPGVALAAVSTVGFLGFLIGPPLIGLVAGASSLRISFSIIAVMGFCITLVASRAKV, encoded by the coding sequence ATGCTTTCTTTGCTTTCCCCGGGTAAGGTTTCTCATAAGGCCCATCGGGTGGCCGTCAGTACGCTGTTTTTCTTGCAGGGCCTGTGCTTCGCCAGCTGGGCGTCCCGCATTCCAAACATTCAGCAGACAATGGGCCTCTCGGAAGCCGAGTTGGGCGTGGTGCTCATTACCCTGCCCGTAGGCCTGATGCTGTCCTTGCCGTTGGCGGGGTGGCTGGTAGCCACGCAGGGCAGCCGCAAAATGGCCCTGGTCGGGGCCGTGCTCTACAGCAGCACCCTGGTCAGCATTGGCTGGGCTCAGAATTTGTACCAGCTCGTGGGCTGCCTGTTTCTCTACGGGGTGACCAGCAACCTGACCAATATAGCCGTCAACACCCAGGCCGTGGGGGTGGAGGCCTTGTATCAGCGCCCGATTATGGCTGCTTTTCACGGCCTGTGGAGTCTGGCCGGGTTTACCGGGGCGGCCATTGGCAACCTGATGAATGCCCGCGGCATTGATCCGCTCGGGCACTTCGCCGTTATCTGGGGCGCTATTCTGCTGGGGCTGGTGGCCTGCTGGCCCTACACCCTGCGCGAAGAACGGGGCGGGGAAGCCAATCAGCCCATCTTTGCCCGCCCCGATAAAGCCCTGCTCGGTCTGGGCCTGATTGCCTTCTGCTCCATGATTTGTGAGGGCGCCATGTTCGACTGGAGCGGGATTTACTTTCGCAAGGTGGTGCAGGCCGAAAAAGCCTGGGTGGGCGTGGGCTACACGGCCTTTATGAGCACCATGGCCGGGGGGCGCTTCGTGGCCGACTGGTTTGCCCACCGGTACGGCGTGCGGGCGGTTCTGCAGGCCAGTGGGCTGCTCACGGCGGCGGGGCTGCTGCTGGCGGTGGCGCTGCCGAGCTTGCCCACGGCTGTGCTCGGCTTTTTGCTGGTCGGGTTCGGCGTGTCGTCGGTAGTGCCGCTGGTATATAGCGCGGCGGGCAAGGCCTCCACGATGTCGCCGGGTGTGGCACTGGCGGCTGTGTCCACGGTTGGCTTCCTGGGCTTTCTGATTGGGCCGCCGCTGATTGGGCTGGTAGCCGGAGCTTCCAGCCTGCGGATTTCCTTCTCGATTATTGCCGTTATGGGCTTTTGCATTACCCTGGTGGCTAGCCGGGCCAAAGTGTAA
- a CDS encoding EamA family transporter, translated as MPWLALALLTAFCLALYNFFIKLAADHVPAAVGAVVLQLVAASLGAVWLLRLKLQGQPLPITGKGLLLATLAGLGVGLAEILTFVVFSRGVPSSVGTPVIVGGSVLLTALLGLVVLREALSLSQALGLVSIVVGIALLARGH; from the coding sequence ATGCCCTGGTTGGCTCTGGCGCTGCTGACGGCTTTTTGCTTGGCGCTTTACAATTTCTTTATCAAACTGGCCGCCGACCATGTGCCCGCGGCCGTGGGCGCCGTGGTGCTACAGCTCGTGGCCGCCTCTCTGGGCGCCGTGTGGCTGCTGCGGCTTAAGCTGCAGGGCCAGCCGCTGCCCATTACCGGTAAAGGTCTGCTGCTGGCCACGCTGGCCGGGCTGGGTGTAGGGCTAGCCGAAATTCTGACGTTCGTGGTCTTCAGCCGTGGCGTGCCTTCCTCGGTCGGTACGCCGGTCATTGTGGGGGGCTCGGTGCTGCTCACCGCCCTGCTGGGCCTGGTGGTGCTACGGGAAGCCCTGTCCTTATCCCAGGCGCTGGGCCTGGTCAGCATTGTAGTTGGCATTGCCCTGCTAGCCCGCGGGCACTAG
- a CDS encoding glycoside hydrolase family 88 protein codes for MKRFAVFGPALAAVLTLFISVPAPAQKRKINVQQEFARAGEQLIQLLKTHPDRTKFPYSTRPDGSLKDTKSEWWTSGFFGGTLWYMYEYTKQPQWQQAADQWTQAMQPEQHNTGTHDLGFMLYCPFGNGYRLTQNPAYKPVLLTGAQSLATRFNPQVGLIKSWNDFAGYKYPVIIDNMMNLELLCWAARTSADSTLRHLSITHADNTLKNHFRPDGSTFHVVCYDDKGQVLARKTAQGAADNSAWARGQAWAIYGYTMLYRETKLDRYRQQARKTADFFLNHPNLPADKIPYWDFNAPGIPKEERDASAAAIVASALLELQQYSPAADAKRYRQAAEQMLVSLSSPAYRAALGDNQNFLIKHCVAHKPAKTEVDAPLVYADYYYLEALLRYDRLK; via the coding sequence GTGAAACGTTTCGCTGTATTTGGGCCCGCTTTGGCGGCGGTGCTCACCCTGTTTATTTCCGTACCGGCCCCGGCGCAAAAGCGCAAAATCAACGTCCAGCAGGAGTTTGCCCGGGCCGGGGAGCAGCTGATACAGTTGCTGAAAACCCACCCCGACCGCACCAAATTCCCGTACTCGACCCGGCCCGACGGTTCGCTCAAGGACACCAAGTCGGAGTGGTGGACCAGCGGCTTTTTCGGCGGCACACTCTGGTACATGTACGAGTACACCAAGCAGCCCCAGTGGCAGCAAGCCGCCGACCAGTGGACCCAGGCCATGCAGCCGGAGCAGCACAATACCGGTACCCACGACCTGGGCTTTATGCTGTATTGCCCCTTCGGCAACGGCTACCGCCTCACCCAAAACCCGGCGTATAAGCCTGTCTTGCTCACCGGCGCCCAGTCGTTGGCCACGCGCTTCAACCCGCAGGTGGGCCTGATTAAGTCCTGGAACGACTTTGCCGGCTATAAGTACCCGGTCATCATCGACAACATGATGAACCTGGAACTGCTCTGCTGGGCGGCCCGCACCAGCGCCGACTCCACGCTGCGCCACCTGAGCATCACGCACGCCGACAACACGCTCAAAAACCACTTCCGGCCCGACGGCAGCACATTTCACGTGGTCTGCTACGATGATAAAGGGCAGGTATTAGCCCGCAAAACGGCCCAGGGCGCGGCCGACAACTCGGCCTGGGCGCGCGGGCAGGCCTGGGCCATTTATGGCTACACCATGCTCTACCGCGAAACCAAGCTGGACCGCTACCGCCAGCAGGCCCGTAAAACCGCCGACTTCTTCCTAAACCACCCCAACCTGCCGGCCGACAAGATTCCTTACTGGGATTTCAACGCCCCGGGCATTCCGAAAGAAGAGCGCGACGCCTCCGCGGCGGCCATTGTGGCCTCGGCTCTGCTCGAATTGCAACAATACAGCCCCGCTGCCGATGCCAAGCGTTACCGCCAGGCCGCCGAGCAGATGCTGGTGAGCCTGAGCAGCCCCGCCTACCGCGCCGCCTTGGGCGACAACCAGAATTTCCTGATTAAGCACTGCGTGGCCCACAAGCCGGCCAAGACCGAAGTCGACGCCCCGCTGGTGTACGCCGACTACTACTACCTGGAAGCCCTGCTGCGCTACGACCGGCTCAAGTAG
- a CDS encoding catalase yields the protein MAQNEEQNQNGSTGSNGHDVSGDGTGTAVTGAGTSHDSRTADGENAQTLTTRQGHPLTNNQNIRTIGNRGAATLENYAFIEKISHFDRERIPERVVHARGAGAHGVFEAYGTVGGEPIAKYTRAKLFQEKGKQTPVFVRFSTVGHGGHSPETLRDPRGFAVKFYTEDGNWDLVGNNLKVFFIRDAMKFPDLIHSQKPDPVHNRQTGERIFDFISNTPEAMHMVAFLFSPWGIPANYRQMQGSGVNTYKWVNAQGEAVLVKYHWEPLQGIKNLTAQEAEAIQAKNFNHATQDLFEHIAKGDFPQWELCVQIMSDDEHPELDFDPLDDTKIWPEDQFPFLPVGKMTLNRNPENYFAEVEQSAFGTGVLVDGLDFSDDKMLQGRTFSYSDTQRYRVGTNYLQLPINAPKKHVATNQRDGQMAYHVDSAPDQNLHINYEPSSLNGLKEAPRSAPDHMPEYKGRLMKQTIDRQNNFKQAGERYRLHEDWERDDLINNMVGALTNADRRVSDKMVELCTNCDPDWGRRLAEGLEQARSGKTAEGGNQYNEARGSEAVAQAEATAHDAKPY from the coding sequence ATGGCACAGAACGAAGAACAGAACCAGAACGGCTCGACTGGCTCCAATGGCCACGATGTATCCGGCGACGGCACGGGCACGGCGGTTACGGGCGCCGGCACTTCCCACGATTCGCGCACGGCCGACGGGGAAAATGCCCAGACCCTGACCACCCGCCAGGGCCACCCGCTGACCAACAACCAGAACATCCGCACCATCGGCAACCGGGGCGCGGCCACGCTGGAAAACTACGCCTTCATCGAAAAAATCAGCCACTTCGACCGGGAGCGTATTCCCGAGCGGGTGGTGCACGCCCGCGGCGCCGGGGCCCACGGCGTATTCGAAGCTTATGGCACGGTTGGTGGCGAGCCTATTGCCAAGTACACCCGCGCCAAGCTGTTCCAGGAAAAAGGTAAGCAGACGCCCGTTTTTGTGCGCTTCAGTACAGTAGGCCACGGTGGCCACTCGCCCGAAACCCTGCGCGACCCGCGCGGCTTTGCGGTGAAGTTCTACACCGAAGACGGCAACTGGGACTTGGTGGGCAACAACCTGAAGGTGTTCTTCATCCGCGACGCCATGAAGTTCCCGGATCTGATTCACTCTCAGAAGCCCGACCCGGTGCACAACCGCCAAACCGGGGAGCGGATTTTCGACTTTATCAGCAACACCCCGGAAGCCATGCACATGGTGGCGTTCCTGTTTTCGCCCTGGGGCATTCCGGCCAACTACCGGCAAATGCAGGGCTCGGGCGTGAATACCTACAAGTGGGTGAATGCCCAAGGCGAGGCCGTGCTGGTGAAATACCACTGGGAGCCGCTGCAGGGCATCAAAAACCTGACGGCTCAGGAAGCGGAGGCTATTCAGGCCAAAAACTTCAACCACGCCACCCAGGACCTGTTCGAGCACATTGCCAAGGGTGACTTCCCGCAGTGGGAGCTCTGCGTGCAGATCATGAGCGACGATGAGCACCCTGAGCTGGACTTCGACCCGCTCGACGACACCAAGATCTGGCCCGAGGACCAGTTCCCCTTCCTGCCCGTGGGCAAAATGACGCTGAACCGTAACCCCGAAAACTACTTCGCCGAAGTAGAGCAGTCGGCTTTCGGTACCGGAGTGCTGGTCGATGGCCTTGACTTCTCCGACGACAAGATGCTGCAGGGGCGGACCTTCTCGTACTCGGATACCCAGCGCTACCGTGTGGGTACCAACTACTTGCAGCTGCCCATCAACGCGCCCAAAAAGCATGTGGCCACCAACCAGCGCGACGGCCAGATGGCCTACCACGTCGATTCGGCTCCTGACCAGAACCTGCACATCAACTACGAGCCCAGTTCGCTCAACGGCCTGAAGGAAGCGCCCCGCAGCGCCCCCGACCACATGCCCGAGTATAAGGGCCGCTTGATGAAGCAAACCATTGACCGCCAAAACAACTTCAAGCAGGCCGGGGAGCGGTACCGTCTGCACGAGGACTGGGAGCGTGATGACCTCATCAACAACATGGTGGGCGCTTTGACCAATGCTGACCGCCGCGTGAGCGACAAAATGGTGGAGCTTTGCACCAACTGCGACCCAGACTGGGGCCGGCGCCTGGCCGAAGGCCTGGAGCAAGCCCGCAGCGGCAAAACCGCCGAGGGTGGCAACCAGTACAACGAAGCCCGTGGCTCGGAAGCCGTGGCCCAAGCCGAAGCTACGGCCCACGACGCTAAGCCATACTAG